In the genome of Deinococcus sp. QL22, one region contains:
- a CDS encoding sensor histidine kinase, which translates to MTTPLRRAALLLWGLVVVLVALTWTAAAVRASRTQFETGARILHRVLSQRSEQQEAVLASMTALTQAGVTGAALGQYAAAMRAQYPQIAGIQRCQPGCQSVGPQGMTLPTEPLQPDDSGLRWHPVFPAVYALAQGDVRVWVDVRRLFREDDFTDLASGFRLHRPGNGPVLVEQAVRTRKVSRLLPVLSVQKVLGSADQPLTFEGEHPLGWAELPLAGVALFALCSALAAAGVVRLTEGRERAHAAAQHAEQALHTERARAERAFHAVSEALIVTDELHRVRLANPAARALLGDPLTAGRDLREVVHFRATLNQVPFNPNEFWNQPGLVTLPEGVSLVAGGAARLVEGALAPVQDRNQPPAGWVLVLRDVGPLRSRVVAALEEGERRVREHAETLAHVTRLSTLGEMGAGLAHELNQPLTAIVSHGQAALRLLDDSDRDDPQWDGARVRRSVEATVTQAKRAASIIAHLRTLVRRAPSEVRPVDVHQVLENVEMLIAHEAERLGVRLVVQPGTAPLMVRGDPVHLEQVLLNVVRNAVEATRDRPGAEVRLLACHQGRNALVEVQDTGPGLTAAVQERLFTPFTTTKPAGLGLGLSLSYTLMQGMGGDLRGHNGPAGGAVFTVTLPLAVEAPYA; encoded by the coding sequence ATGACGACCCCCCTGCGCCGCGCCGCCCTCCTGCTGTGGGGCCTGGTGGTGGTGCTGGTCGCCCTGACTTGGACGGCCGCTGCAGTGCGGGCTTCCCGGACACAGTTTGAAACTGGGGCGCGCATTTTGCACCGGGTACTCTCGCAGCGCAGCGAGCAGCAGGAGGCAGTGCTGGCCAGCATGACGGCGCTGACCCAGGCCGGAGTGACCGGCGCAGCGCTGGGTCAGTACGCCGCCGCCATGCGGGCCCAGTACCCACAGATCGCGGGAATCCAGCGCTGCCAACCAGGCTGCCAGAGCGTCGGGCCCCAGGGGATGACCCTGCCCACCGAGCCGCTCCAGCCAGACGACAGCGGCCTGCGTTGGCACCCCGTGTTCCCGGCGGTCTATGCACTGGCCCAGGGAGACGTGCGGGTCTGGGTGGACGTCCGCCGCCTGTTTCGGGAGGACGACTTTACCGACCTGGCCTCAGGGTTTCGCCTGCACCGACCTGGAAACGGCCCGGTGCTCGTGGAGCAGGCCGTGCGCACGCGTAAAGTGAGCCGCCTGCTGCCCGTCTTGAGCGTGCAAAAAGTGCTGGGCAGTGCCGACCAGCCGCTGACCTTTGAGGGCGAGCACCCCCTGGGCTGGGCTGAACTGCCCCTGGCCGGCGTGGCCCTGTTCGCGCTGTGTTCGGCGCTGGCGGCTGCCGGGGTGGTGCGCCTGACAGAAGGGCGGGAACGGGCCCACGCTGCGGCCCAGCACGCCGAACAGGCTTTACACACCGAGCGTGCCCGTGCCGAACGGGCCTTTCACGCGGTAAGCGAGGCCCTTATCGTGACCGACGAACTGCACCGAGTTCGTCTGGCTAACCCCGCCGCTCGCGCCCTGCTGGGCGACCCACTTACTGCGGGCCGCGATCTGCGGGAGGTCGTGCACTTCCGGGCCACCCTGAACCAGGTGCCCTTCAACCCCAACGAGTTCTGGAATCAGCCTGGGCTGGTGACGCTGCCGGAAGGCGTCTCGCTGGTTGCTGGCGGGGCGGCGCGACTGGTGGAAGGGGCGCTGGCTCCCGTACAAGACCGCAATCAGCCTCCCGCCGGATGGGTTCTGGTGCTGCGCGATGTGGGGCCGCTCCGGTCACGAGTGGTCGCCGCTCTGGAAGAAGGGGAGCGGCGGGTGCGCGAGCATGCCGAGACGCTGGCCCATGTCACCCGCCTGTCGACTCTGGGCGAGATGGGCGCGGGCCTGGCCCACGAACTCAACCAGCCCCTCACGGCCATCGTGAGCCACGGGCAAGCGGCGCTGCGGCTGCTGGACGATTCTGATCGGGACGATCCTCAGTGGGACGGGGCGCGGGTGCGGCGCTCGGTGGAGGCCACGGTGACCCAGGCCAAACGGGCCGCGAGCATCATCGCCCACCTGCGAACGCTGGTGAGGCGCGCACCTTCCGAGGTTCGCCCCGTGGACGTTCACCAGGTGCTGGAAAACGTAGAGATGTTGATTGCCCACGAGGCCGAGCGCCTGGGGGTGAGGCTGGTAGTGCAGCCAGGCACCGCGCCGCTGATGGTGCGGGGTGATCCTGTTCATTTGGAACAGGTGCTGCTCAATGTGGTGCGGAATGCGGTCGAGGCCACGCGGGACAGGCCGGGAGCCGAGGTGCGCCTCCTGGCCTGTCATCAGGGAAGAAACGCACTCGTGGAGGTGCAGGACACCGGGCCGGGTCTGACCGCGGCAGTGCAGGAGAGGCTGTTTACGCCCTTTACCACCACCAAGCCTGCGGGACTGGGACTGGGCCTGTCTCTGTCCTATACCCTGATGCAGGGCATGGGCGGCGACCTGCGGGGACACAACGGCCCTGCAGGTGGCGCAGTCTTTACCGTGACGTTGCCACTGGCCGTGGAGGCGCCTTATGCTTGA
- a CDS encoding GntR family transcriptional regulator — protein sequence MPLPLATSALPRTLAREEAYICLRDWIVQGVLAPGEALRDQDIAARLGVSRTPVREALRRLEDEGLVETALNRWTRVAPLDLTRAAELYPLIEALEVLALDMAAPTLTEQDLHLLTQANEDLRRALEGQDAGGAVAADEAFHGVWLARAGNRELAIVLGQLRIKLRRVELAYFDAGPRGHASVAEHAALLDAVRERRWHEAKGALHQNWRGSLERLQNQLNAVE from the coding sequence ATGCCCCTGCCCCTTGCCACCTCGGCGTTGCCCCGGACACTGGCCCGTGAGGAAGCCTACATCTGTCTGCGGGATTGGATCGTGCAGGGCGTGCTCGCCCCTGGTGAGGCCCTGCGCGATCAGGACATCGCTGCCAGGCTGGGAGTAAGCCGCACCCCGGTGCGTGAGGCCCTGCGCCGCTTGGAAGACGAGGGACTGGTGGAAACGGCCCTCAACCGCTGGACTCGCGTGGCTCCCCTGGATCTCACACGCGCGGCGGAACTGTACCCCTTGATCGAGGCGCTAGAGGTGCTGGCGCTGGACATGGCCGCCCCCACCCTGACCGAGCAAGACCTGCACCTTCTGACGCAAGCCAACGAGGATCTGCGCCGGGCGTTGGAAGGGCAAGACGCCGGAGGTGCAGTGGCCGCCGATGAGGCGTTTCACGGCGTGTGGCTGGCGCGGGCGGGCAACCGGGAACTGGCAATCGTGTTGGGGCAACTGCGGATCAAGCTGCGCCGAGTGGAACTGGCGTACTTTGACGCCGGGCCACGCGGGCACGCCTCGGTGGCCGAACATGCAGCCCTCCTTGATGCCGTGCGGGAGCGGCGTTGGCATGAGGCCAAGGGAGCGCTGCATCAAAATTGGCGGGGTAGTCTGGAACGCTTGCAGAATCAATTGAACGCCGTCGAGTGA
- a CDS encoding ArgE/DapE family deacylase, with amino-acid sequence MKTLTTLLADLVGLDSINPDLVPDGAGEAPIARYVSDWAGAQGLEAHWVEPVDGRPSVVVVARGSGGGRSLMLNGHLDTVGVAGMTDPFSARIEHGQLFGRGAYDMKGGLAACLWVAAQAKQLSLRGDVIVACVADEEAASLGMQAVLEHWHADAAIVTEPTGLDVCVAHKGFVWVEVKVQGRAAHGSRPDLGVDAIAKAGPVLMGVEALDRHLRAGPGHPLLGTGSVHLSLIRGGQEMSSYPDSCFVGLERRTVPGETPESAEAEVEALLNEARQRDPAFRASHRVTLVRSAFEVPPETEVVRLVRRYAGQITGAERRVYGETFWMDAAFLGAAGIPTVVFGAGGGGAHATEEWADLTSVQQCADVLLAVAGEFCA; translated from the coding sequence TTGAAAACGTTGACGACATTGTTGGCCGATCTGGTGGGGTTGGACTCTATCAACCCGGACCTGGTGCCGGATGGGGCGGGAGAAGCCCCTATCGCCCGGTACGTGAGCGACTGGGCGGGGGCGCAGGGTCTGGAGGCCCACTGGGTCGAGCCGGTGGACGGACGGCCCAGCGTGGTCGTGGTGGCGCGTGGCAGCGGGGGTGGGCGTTCCTTGATGTTGAATGGTCACCTCGATACCGTGGGCGTGGCGGGCATGACCGATCCCTTCAGCGCCCGAATCGAACACGGCCAATTGTTCGGGCGCGGCGCATACGACATGAAAGGGGGCCTGGCGGCCTGCTTGTGGGTGGCGGCTCAGGCCAAGCAGCTATCTCTGCGGGGCGACGTGATCGTGGCCTGCGTGGCCGACGAGGAGGCCGCCAGCTTGGGAATGCAGGCGGTGCTGGAACACTGGCACGCGGACGCCGCCATTGTCACCGAGCCGACGGGCCTCGACGTCTGTGTGGCCCACAAGGGCTTCGTGTGGGTAGAGGTGAAGGTGCAGGGCCGCGCCGCCCACGGCAGCCGCCCAGACCTCGGCGTAGACGCCATTGCCAAAGCGGGGCCGGTGCTGATGGGTGTGGAGGCCCTGGATAGGCACTTACGGGCGGGCCCAGGCCATCCACTTCTCGGCACCGGGTCTGTTCACCTGTCGCTGATTCGCGGCGGGCAGGAGATGAGCAGTTACCCCGACAGCTGCTTCGTGGGTTTGGAGCGCCGCACCGTGCCGGGCGAAACTCCTGAGAGTGCGGAGGCAGAGGTCGAGGCTCTTCTGAACGAGGCTCGCCAGCGCGATCCGGCCTTCCGGGCCTCGCACCGCGTGACGCTTGTGCGGAGTGCCTTTGAAGTTCCGCCGGAGACCGAGGTGGTTCGTCTCGTTCGGCGGTATGCCGGGCAGATTACAGGTGCAGAGCGCCGGGTATACGGCGAGACATTCTGGATGGACGCCGCCTTCCTGGGTGCGGCGGGGATCCCGACCGTGGTCTTCGGCGCGGGTGGCGGCGGAGCACATGCTACCGAGGAGTGGGCCGACCTGACCAGCGTGCAGCAGTGTGCGGATGTGCTGCTGGCGGTTGCGGGCGAGTTTTGTGCCTGA
- a CDS encoding diaminopropionate ammonia-lyase, with protein sequence MKPAVQGHEAFRVVYNPSPATFPASTRNPDLLAFHRRLPGYAPTPLVSAPEAARHLGVRQVWVKDEASRLGLPAYKILGASWATYRAVEERCGPFKEWATLSDLAAQLRPSSGLTVVAATDGNHGRAVARMARWLGLEAHILVPQDMVEVRREAIASEGARVTVVEGSYDDAVDASARLSGDAHLVISDTAWDGYEQIPAWVIEGYATIYGEIDEQLRAQRAAQPDLVAVQIGVGSLAASVVQHYRRPGSLTQIIGVEPTRADCVRRSVEAGHLVEVPGPHDSVMSGLNCGRPSPVAWPLVSGGIAAFVAISDARTEDAMRLLAQDGVVSGESGAAGLGGVTQLLESADHWGCLGLNGASSVLVISTEGATDPAAYARIVGGHD encoded by the coding sequence ATGAAGCCAGCTGTTCAGGGGCATGAAGCGTTCCGCGTCGTGTACAACCCTTCGCCCGCCACCTTCCCGGCTTCCACCCGGAACCCAGACCTGCTGGCCTTCCACCGCCGCTTGCCCGGTTACGCGCCCACTCCGCTCGTCTCTGCTCCAGAAGCCGCCCGGCACCTTGGCGTCAGGCAGGTGTGGGTCAAAGACGAGGCCAGCCGACTGGGCCTGCCCGCTTACAAAATCCTGGGGGCGTCATGGGCGACGTACCGGGCCGTCGAGGAGCGGTGCGGCCCTTTTAAGGAGTGGGCGACCCTCTCAGACCTGGCAGCGCAGCTTAGGCCCTCTTCCGGACTGACCGTGGTGGCCGCCACCGACGGCAATCACGGGCGGGCGGTGGCACGCATGGCCCGCTGGCTGGGGCTGGAGGCCCACATCCTCGTGCCGCAGGACATGGTGGAGGTGCGCCGGGAGGCCATCGCCTCAGAGGGTGCGCGGGTCACGGTGGTCGAAGGCAGCTACGATGACGCGGTGGACGCCTCGGCCCGGCTATCCGGCGACGCTCACTTGGTCATCAGCGACACGGCCTGGGACGGCTACGAGCAGATTCCAGCCTGGGTGATCGAGGGCTACGCGACCATCTATGGGGAAATTGACGAGCAACTGCGGGCGCAGAGGGCCGCTCAGCCGGATCTGGTGGCCGTCCAGATCGGAGTGGGCTCGCTGGCGGCTTCGGTGGTGCAGCACTACCGCCGCCCCGGCAGCCTGACTCAAATCATCGGAGTGGAACCCACCCGTGCCGACTGCGTGCGGCGTTCGGTGGAGGCCGGGCATCTGGTCGAGGTGCCCGGCCCCCACGATTCGGTCATGTCCGGCCTGAATTGCGGGCGGCCTTCCCCAGTCGCCTGGCCGCTGGTTTCCGGGGGCATCGCCGCGTTCGTGGCTATCTCCGATGCCCGTACCGAAGATGCGATGCGGCTGCTGGCCCAGGACGGCGTGGTGTCCGGCGAGAGCGGGGCTGCGGGGTTGGGAGGGGTGACGCAGCTCCTGGAGTCCGCAGACCACTGGGGCTGCCTGGGGCTGAACGGTGCGAGCAGCGTCCTGGTGATCTCCACCGAGGGCGCGACGGATCCAGCAGCCTACGCCCGCATCGTGGGGGGCCATGACTGA
- a CDS encoding IS110 family transposase codes for MVVLGIDVGKSELYACLLQPELKPARQVVANTAEGHTGLQTWLETQGVTAQETSVVMEATGVYWERIALKLHLAGYRVSVVNAAQIKFYAKSTLRRGKTDKMDAELIARYGETMHPACWMPAERDREALRALIHERDAVISLITLEKGRQHALDHREQALELVVQLGRERLALLEQQRATVERAMDACVAESAGLREQVALLSSVPGIGKLTAAIVLAETSHLQDAQDSRQWAAYAGLSPVPRQSGAMVGRCRISKIGNSRLRKAFYLSAVTVSRLKNPMGDYYRRLVAAGKPKKVALIALARKILRTSFAVLRSAKPFELGYQRPQVVS; via the coding sequence ATGGTGGTACTCGGCATTGACGTGGGGAAAAGCGAGCTGTACGCCTGTCTCCTGCAACCCGAATTGAAACCAGCTCGGCAGGTGGTGGCCAACACCGCCGAAGGCCATACCGGTCTGCAGACCTGGCTGGAGACACAGGGCGTCACGGCCCAAGAGACCTCGGTGGTGATGGAAGCGACCGGCGTGTACTGGGAGCGAATCGCGTTGAAGCTTCACTTGGCAGGCTACCGGGTCAGTGTGGTTAACGCAGCGCAGATTAAGTTCTATGCGAAAAGTACGTTGAGGCGGGGCAAAACAGACAAAATGGATGCCGAGCTGATTGCGCGGTATGGCGAGACGATGCATCCAGCCTGCTGGATGCCCGCTGAACGAGATCGAGAAGCACTCCGTGCTTTGATCCACGAACGGGATGCGGTCATTTCTCTGATCACTCTTGAAAAAGGACGTCAGCACGCCCTGGATCATCGTGAACAAGCTCTTGAGTTGGTCGTCCAACTGGGTCGAGAGCGCTTGGCGCTGCTTGAACAGCAGCGCGCCACGGTTGAACGGGCGATGGATGCGTGTGTGGCGGAATCCGCTGGACTCCGCGAACAAGTGGCCCTCCTGTCTTCCGTGCCGGGGATCGGGAAGTTGACCGCAGCGATCGTGCTGGCCGAGACGAGTCATCTCCAAGACGCCCAGGATTCGCGGCAATGGGCCGCTTACGCTGGATTGTCTCCGGTGCCGCGCCAGTCGGGCGCCATGGTGGGACGGTGTCGGATCTCTAAGATTGGAAACAGTCGACTGAGAAAGGCCTTTTACCTCTCGGCTGTCACGGTGTCTCGTCTCAAAAATCCGATGGGTGACTATTATCGACGATTGGTTGCGGCAGGAAAGCCGAAGAAGGTCGCCCTGATTGCCCTGGCACGCAAAATCCTTCGCACAAGTTTCGCCGTCCTTCGGTCTGCGAAACCCTTCGAGCTGGGGTACCAACGCCCCCAAGTCGTCTCTTGA
- the rhaS gene encoding rhamnose ABC transporter substrate-binding protein encodes MNKRRLLLSSLAVTLGLGTLALAQTPALKKGLKITLLPKNINNPYNVTETRGGLDAAKEIGAVAKVVGPSDAGASSQVSYINTAIAQRQDALILAANDANALLPYLKRAMQAGVKVVTMDSDTAPEGRTLFINQANSEGIGRAQVQLVGKLTGYKGDIAILSATPNATNQNTWIKWMQEELKLPKYKNMKLVKIAYGNDDDQKSFTEMQGLIQAYPNLKGVISPTTVGISAGARYLSTSPLKGKVMLTGLGTPNQMRQFVKDGTVSAFQLWNPGDVGYLATYAAAALVSKQITGKTGETFMAGKLGKYTIGKNGEIVLGPPYTFDKSNIDKFNF; translated from the coding sequence ATGAATAAACGTCGCTTGCTGCTCTCCTCTCTGGCCGTTACCCTCGGCCTCGGCACCCTCGCGCTGGCCCAGACGCCCGCCCTCAAAAAAGGGCTGAAGATCACGCTGCTGCCCAAGAACATCAACAATCCCTACAACGTCACCGAAACGCGGGGCGGCCTCGACGCGGCCAAAGAAATCGGCGCAGTCGCCAAAGTGGTGGGGCCATCGGACGCGGGAGCCAGCAGTCAGGTCAGCTACATCAACACCGCCATCGCCCAGCGGCAAGACGCGCTGATTTTGGCTGCCAACGATGCCAACGCGCTCCTGCCGTACCTCAAGCGGGCCATGCAGGCGGGCGTCAAGGTGGTCACGATGGACTCGGACACCGCCCCCGAAGGCCGCACGCTGTTCATCAATCAGGCCAACTCCGAGGGCATTGGCCGCGCTCAAGTGCAGCTGGTAGGCAAATTGACCGGCTACAAGGGCGACATTGCCATCCTGTCGGCCACGCCCAACGCCACCAACCAGAACACCTGGATCAAGTGGATGCAAGAAGAACTCAAGCTGCCCAAATACAAGAACATGAAACTGGTCAAAATCGCTTACGGCAACGATGACGACCAGAAATCGTTCACCGAAATGCAGGGCCTCATTCAGGCGTATCCCAACCTGAAAGGCGTGATTTCGCCCACCACTGTCGGCATCTCGGCAGGGGCGCGTTACCTGTCCACCAGCCCCCTCAAAGGCAAAGTGATGCTGACGGGCCTCGGCACGCCCAATCAGATGCGCCAGTTTGTGAAAGACGGCACCGTAAGCGCTTTCCAGCTGTGGAATCCCGGCGACGTGGGCTACCTCGCGACCTACGCGGCGGCAGCCTTGGTCAGCAAACAGATCACCGGCAAAACCGGAGAAACGTTTATGGCCGGCAAACTGGGCAAATACACCATCGGCAAGAACGGCGAAATCGTGCTTGGCCCCCCCTACACCTTCGACAAGAGCAACATCGACAAGTTTAATTTCTGA
- a CDS encoding ABC transporter permease → MSSPELNRPKRSRFAGVVGWELTITGLVFVALLGGALLSPDFLTGSNLSFLTANFSEVALMALSMTLLVIVAEIDLSVASILGLCSAVLGVLFAAGWPMPLAILACFVVGGLAGLFNGLLVTRLGLPSLAVTIGTLALYRGLAYVLLGDRAIAEFPAAYTNFGFGNVPGTLIPIPIALFLVLAVVTAIVLHATPFGRSLYAIGANEVAARFAGLRVERVKLTLFVVSGLMAALAAVVYTFRFSSARADNASGFELSVIAAVLLGGVSIFGGKGSVVGAVAAVFLIGIINGALTIVDVSNEILTIVTGLLLIGSVLVPNLLARARSARERQQLRRDAMR, encoded by the coding sequence ATGAGCAGCCCTGAACTGAACCGCCCCAAGCGGAGCCGATTTGCAGGCGTGGTGGGCTGGGAACTGACCATCACGGGACTGGTGTTCGTGGCCCTGTTGGGCGGGGCACTCCTGTCGCCCGACTTTCTGACCGGCTCCAATTTGTCGTTCCTGACGGCCAATTTCAGTGAGGTAGCGCTGATGGCCCTGAGCATGACCCTGCTGGTGATCGTGGCCGAGATCGACCTGTCGGTGGCATCTATCTTGGGCCTGTGCAGCGCGGTGCTAGGCGTGCTGTTCGCAGCGGGTTGGCCGATGCCACTGGCTATTCTGGCCTGCTTCGTGGTGGGCGGATTGGCCGGGCTGTTCAACGGCCTGTTGGTCACGCGCCTCGGCCTGCCGTCATTGGCCGTCACGATTGGCACGCTGGCGCTGTACCGGGGGCTGGCCTACGTGCTGCTGGGAGACCGGGCTATTGCCGAGTTTCCGGCGGCCTACACCAATTTCGGTTTCGGGAACGTCCCCGGCACCCTGATTCCCATTCCCATCGCCCTGTTTCTGGTACTGGCAGTGGTCACGGCAATCGTCTTGCACGCCACGCCGTTCGGGCGCTCGCTGTACGCCATCGGAGCCAACGAGGTCGCCGCCCGGTTCGCAGGACTGCGGGTCGAGCGGGTCAAACTGACCCTGTTCGTGGTCTCTGGTCTGATGGCAGCGCTGGCCGCGGTGGTCTACACCTTCCGCTTTTCCAGCGCCCGCGCCGACAACGCTTCGGGGTTCGAACTCAGCGTGATTGCCGCCGTGCTGCTGGGGGGCGTCAGTATTTTCGGGGGCAAGGGCAGTGTCGTCGGCGCGGTGGCGGCCGTGTTCCTGATCGGCATCATCAACGGCGCACTGACCATCGTGGACGTGTCCAACGAAATCCTGACCATCGTGACTGGCCTGCTCCTGATCGGTTCGGTACTCGTTCCCAACCTGCTGGCCCGCGCCCGCTCTGCCCGCGAGCGGCAGCAACTCCGGAGGGACGCCATGCGGTAG
- a CDS encoding ABC transporter permease: MTSQTAKSAASAPPLLSRLLRAREVSLVALLLVVTLGTAAINPLFLSFGSLKDLFLNVSIIALVVIGQTIVLLMKHVDLSVSSVVGLSAFLTGSLFIAVPGLPVPLALLFGLVLGAALGSVNGLLVAYGKVPALVATLGTLYVFRGVTYAVVDGGQINASNLPAGFLGFATGAVWGIPNLVLLVLTVMTGFGIYLKSYRGGREYYALGSNAEAAGLAGIRVNRRTMLGFALSGAVAGLAGVLYLARFGTVDATAGTGLELQVIAAAVVGGVSINGGVGTLFGAGIGALLLGVMGSALVILRAPGFYQQAIQGALLLAAISIDMWVSRRTAKGWNQGRGS, from the coding sequence ATGACCAGTCAGACGGCAAAATCAGCCGCCAGTGCGCCGCCTCTGCTGTCCCGGCTCTTGCGGGCACGCGAGGTCAGTCTGGTGGCCCTGCTCTTGGTGGTCACGCTGGGCACTGCCGCCATCAATCCCCTGTTCCTGAGCTTCGGCAGCCTCAAAGACCTGTTCCTGAACGTGTCGATCATCGCGTTGGTGGTGATCGGGCAGACCATCGTGCTGCTGATGAAACACGTCGATCTGAGCGTCAGCAGCGTGGTGGGCCTCAGCGCTTTCCTCACTGGCTCTCTGTTTATTGCTGTTCCGGGCTTGCCTGTCCCGTTGGCCCTGCTGTTCGGGCTGGTGCTGGGCGCGGCGTTGGGTTCAGTCAACGGCCTGCTGGTGGCTTACGGCAAGGTGCCTGCCCTGGTGGCAACCCTTGGAACCTTGTATGTGTTCCGGGGCGTTACCTACGCGGTGGTCGACGGCGGCCAGATCAACGCGTCCAACCTGCCAGCGGGCTTTCTGGGGTTTGCGACAGGCGCAGTGTGGGGCATTCCTAATTTGGTGCTGTTGGTGCTGACGGTCATGACCGGGTTCGGGATCTACCTCAAATCCTACCGGGGCGGGCGCGAGTACTACGCGCTGGGATCCAACGCTGAAGCGGCGGGGCTGGCCGGCATCCGCGTGAACCGCCGCACCATGCTGGGCTTTGCTCTCAGCGGCGCGGTGGCCGGGCTGGCGGGCGTGCTGTATCTGGCCCGCTTCGGCACCGTGGACGCCACCGCAGGTACCGGCTTAGAGCTTCAGGTCATCGCGGCGGCAGTGGTGGGCGGCGTCTCGATCAACGGCGGCGTCGGCACGCTGTTTGGGGCGGGCATCGGGGCGCTGCTGCTGGGCGTCATGGGTAGCGCCCTGGTCATTTTGCGTGCGCCGGGGTTCTATCAGCAGGCCATTCAGGGTGCGCTGCTGTTGGCCGCCATCAGCATCGACATGTGGGTATCTCGCCGCACCGCCAAAGGCTGGAACCAAGGACGTGGGTCATGA
- a CDS encoding sugar ABC transporter ATP-binding protein, whose amino-acid sequence MTSTSLLTLAHASKSFGPVQALRDVSIELFPGEAHALLGENGAGKSTFVKILAGVHRRDSGTLHVGGQEVNFHSPAEARDAGIAIIYQEPTLFPDLSVAENVLMGRQPTARWGRIDARAMNRQVATILTSLGVQLDPARPVRGLSIADQQLVEIAKALSLNARILIMDEPTAALTLSETERLFRVVRSLRERGAAVLFITHRLEEVFGECQRVTVMRDGTWVSSGPIEDYDTDLVVRQMVGRDLGDLYPRGEANVGEVALSVRSLSQPGVFSNVSFEVRRGEIVGLAGLVGAGRSEVARAIFGIDPREGGEVRLGGHVMPPLRPQSVMAAGLGLVPEDRRQQGLVMDMSIERNANLAILGRLTSGWLMNRGAEAESAHSWTSKLRLKAHRLSDPVSTLSGGNQQKVVLAKWLATNPSVLIVDEPTRGIDVGAKAEVHRTLSELAAAGLAVLMISSDLPEVLGMADRILVMREGQVVGELNRAEANEEAVMYLATGQHPTGEPLLGGAA is encoded by the coding sequence TTGACTAGCACTTCCCTGCTGACCCTCGCCCACGCGAGCAAATCCTTTGGCCCGGTGCAGGCCCTGCGCGACGTGAGCATCGAGCTGTTTCCCGGTGAGGCCCACGCCCTGCTCGGTGAAAACGGTGCGGGCAAATCCACCTTTGTCAAGATTCTGGCTGGAGTCCACCGCCGAGACAGCGGCACCTTGCACGTCGGGGGTCAGGAGGTCAACTTTCACTCGCCTGCCGAGGCGCGGGACGCCGGAATCGCCATCATCTATCAGGAGCCGACCCTCTTTCCAGACCTGTCGGTGGCCGAAAATGTGCTGATGGGACGGCAGCCCACCGCCCGCTGGGGCCGGATCGACGCCCGCGCCATGAACCGGCAAGTCGCAACCATCCTGACCTCGTTGGGGGTGCAGCTCGACCCGGCCCGGCCTGTCCGCGGCCTCTCGATTGCCGACCAACAACTCGTGGAAATCGCCAAAGCCCTGTCGCTGAACGCCCGCATCCTGATTATGGATGAGCCGACGGCAGCGCTAACCCTGTCGGAAACCGAGCGGCTGTTCCGGGTGGTGCGCTCGCTGCGGGAACGGGGCGCGGCGGTGCTGTTCATTACGCACCGACTGGAAGAAGTGTTCGGCGAATGCCAGCGCGTGACCGTGATGCGTGACGGCACCTGGGTGTCCAGCGGCCCCATCGAGGACTACGACACCGATCTGGTGGTGCGGCAGATGGTGGGGCGCGACCTCGGCGACCTGTACCCACGCGGAGAAGCCAATGTGGGCGAGGTGGCCCTCTCGGTGCGTAGCCTCTCGCAACCAGGGGTCTTCAGCAACGTGAGTTTTGAAGTGCGCCGCGGCGAGATCGTGGGCCTGGCCGGGCTGGTCGGCGCGGGCCGCAGCGAAGTGGCGCGGGCCATTTTCGGCATCGATCCGAGGGAAGGGGGCGAGGTGCGTTTGGGCGGCCACGTCATGCCGCCGCTGCGCCCGCAATCGGTGATGGCTGCCGGGCTGGGTCTGGTGCCCGAAGACCGCCGCCAGCAGGGGTTGGTCATGGACATGAGTATCGAGCGCAACGCCAACCTCGCCATCTTGGGCCGCCTCACCTCCGGCTGGCTGATGAACCGGGGAGCCGAGGCCGAAAGTGCCCACTCTTGGACGAGCAAGCTGAGGCTCAAGGCGCACCGCCTCTCTGACCCGGTGAGTACCCTGTCGGGCGGCAACCAGCAAAAGGTGGTGTTGGCCAAGTGGCTGGCGACCAACCCCAGCGTGCTGATCGTGGATGAGCCGACCAGGGGCATCGATGTGGGGGCCAAAGCCGAGGTTCACCGCACCCTCTCCGAACTGGCCGCTGCGGGCCTTGCCGTGCTGATGATTTCTTCGGACTTGCCAGAAGTGCTGGGCATGGCTGACCGGATTCTGGTGATGCGGGAAGGGCAAGTGGTGGGCGAACTGAACCGCGCTGAAGCCAATGAAGAAGCCGTGATGTACCTGGCGACTGGGCAGCACCCCACTGGCGAACCCCTGCTTGGCGGCGCGGCATGA
- a CDS encoding L-rhamnose mutarotase yields MTALPLHRVCFFLQVRPERLQEYKARHQAVWPDMLAALKSAGWHNYSLFLRPDGLLVGYLETPDFETARSKMAATDVNARWQAEMAPFFAALEGRPDEGVLQLEEVFHLD; encoded by the coding sequence ATGACCGCTCTCCCACTGCACCGCGTTTGTTTTTTCCTTCAGGTGCGTCCTGAACGACTTCAGGAGTACAAGGCCCGTCATCAGGCGGTCTGGCCCGATATGCTCGCTGCCCTGAAATCGGCGGGCTGGCACAACTATTCCCTGTTCCTGCGCCCAGACGGACTCCTCGTGGGGTACCTAGAAACGCCTGATTTCGAAACAGCCCGTTCCAAAATGGCTGCCACCGACGTGAATGCCCGCTGGCAAGCGGAAATGGCCCCGTTCTTTGCGGCGCTGGAAGGACGGCCCGACGAGGGGGTCCTGCAACTGGAAGAGGTGTTTCACCTTGACTAG